A single Anopheles maculipalpis chromosome 3RL, idAnoMacuDA_375_x, whole genome shotgun sequence DNA region contains:
- the LOC126565123 gene encoding mucin-2-like, whose product MSDFRIVLLAICLVGGLVRTSNGQLMCFHCDDCDTRQMEIVQCGPNRPMLPFPDSSTPTTTDPPLTTTVAPETTTAVPPPIPTVEPETTTTTIESTTTIPVTTTTVEPDTTTITPPTIPTVEPDTTTITPPTIPTVEPDTTTITPPTIPTVEPDTTTITPPTIPTVEPDTTTITPPTIPTVEPDTTTITPPTIPTVEPDTTTISTTPGTPILTPPTHPTFSPVSSTPGSPILTPPTHPTPLPGVPVPFAVVIPVPPNTTQYACLSVQRADANNRMVTTKGCAQLMASVPQTCTYATNGGHSSCSVCLGSLCNAYN is encoded by the exons ATGAGTGATTTTCGTATAGTACTATTGGCAATATGTCTTGTTGGAGGTCTTGTAAGGA CTTCCAATGGGCAGTTAATGTGTTTTCATTGCGATGATTGCGATACACGACAAATGGAGATTGTGCAATGTGGACCAAATCGACCTATGTTACCGTTTCCGGATAGTTCTACCCCAACGACAACGGATCCTCCACTAACTACTACTGTAGCTCCTGAAACTACGACCGCAGTGCCACCGCCAATACCTACCGTAGAGCCAGAgacaacaacgacaacgatTGAATCAACCACAACCATCCCGGTGACAACTACAACTGTTGAACCTGATACAACTACGATTACTCCTCCAACTATTCCTACCGTTGAGCCTGATACAACAACGATCACTCCTCCAACTATTCCCACCGTTGAGCCTGATACAACTACTATAACACCTCCAACAATTCCTACGGTTGAGCCAGATACAACTACAATTACTCCTCCAACTATTCCCACCGTTGAGCCTGATACAACTACAATTACTCCTCCAACTATTCCTACGGTTGAGCCAGATACAACTACGATTACTCCTCCAACAATTCCCACCGTTGAACCGGAtacaaccaccatcagcaccacACCTGGCACACCCATCTTAACCCCTCCAACGCATCCCACCTTTTCACCTGTGTCAAGCACGCCAGGTTCTCCAATTTTAACACCACCGACACATCCTACCCCACTCCCCGGTGTACCAGTTCCGTTTGCAGTAGTGATTCCGGTACCTCCCAATACCACACAGTACGCATGTCTCTCTGTGCAGCGAGCTGATG CTAATAACCGAATGGTAACCACTAAAGGTTGCGCCCAATTAATGGCAAGCGTGCCTCAGACGTGCACGTACGCCACAAACGGAGGACATAGCAGCTGTTCGGTGTGTCTCGGATCGCTCTGTAATGCGTACAACTAG